The Chryseobacterium sp. 52 genome includes a region encoding these proteins:
- a CDS encoding sulfite exporter TauE/SafE family protein, which produces MENYVLLFFIGLIAGAINAAAGGGSFITFPALIYAGVPPIQANASSTVALFPGSLASAWKFRDYIRPFPHISITAMIILTLTGGCAGGLLLLYTPSTGFNMIVPWLLLTGSLAFAFGSTAGNWLRKKINIGPGLILGAQFLLGIYGGYFGGAVGIMMMAVWALFGLSDIKVINANKTLFTGIANAVAVVLFISAGKVYWPETCTMMAATILGGYFGAHFTKKLDPIKLRKGIVIFNFIITGIFFIKTYL; this is translated from the coding sequence ATGGAAAATTATGTTCTCCTGTTTTTTATTGGACTCATTGCCGGAGCAATTAATGCGGCGGCTGGCGGCGGTTCTTTCATTACGTTCCCGGCCCTTATTTATGCCGGAGTGCCTCCAATTCAGGCGAACGCTTCAAGCACAGTGGCATTGTTTCCCGGAAGTTTAGCAAGTGCCTGGAAGTTCAGGGACTATATTCGCCCGTTTCCCCATATTTCAATTACAGCAATGATCATTCTGACATTAACAGGAGGTTGTGCCGGAGGGCTCTTATTATTGTATACTCCTTCAACGGGCTTTAATATGATTGTTCCCTGGCTGTTATTAACAGGTTCCCTGGCTTTTGCATTTGGAAGCACAGCGGGGAACTGGTTGCGGAAAAAAATCAATATTGGTCCCGGTTTAATTTTAGGTGCTCAGTTTCTTTTAGGGATATATGGCGGTTATTTTGGCGGAGCTGTAGGAATTATGATGATGGCCGTATGGGCTTTATTTGGTCTATCGGATATTAAGGTTATTAATGCCAATAAAACTTTATTTACAGGGATAGCCAATGCTGTTGCCGTTGTGCTTTTTATTTCAGCGGGAAAAGTATATTGGCCGGAAACCTGTACAATGATGGCAGCTACCATTTTAGGCGGTTATTTTGGAGCTCATTTTACCAAAAAGCTCGATCCGATAAAATTAAGAAAAGGAATTGTTATTTTTAATTTTATCATTACCGGAATCTTCTTCATCAAAACATATCTTTAA
- a CDS encoding beta-mannosidase has product MNKSIIFAFLFIQTMMNAQITERSLSSEKWQFKNRQEQSWMPANIPGTVHLDLIENKIIQDPFKDENEKKVQWIENEDWEYKTSFKVSSKELSNNHIDLVFNGLDTFSEIYLNGKLLKKTDNMFRKWEIPVKDVLKEGDNELRVTFTSAVKEGKERAKKVPFTLPESPRSLVRKAQYQFGWDWGPRLVTAGIWKEVKLEFWNKAKFINIQVQQQSLMENLAEISVNMEIFAEEEGEYTVGFNINKVNSGFQLKKGLNKVSVPFKIKNPKLWQPNGWGEANLYDFNIDLSKNKTSLDQKRMSIGLRTIELIQEKDSAGKSFYFKVNGKPLYAKGTNWIPADSFSPRITKEKYRKLIKDAKDANMNMIRIWGGGIYEDDEFYKACDENGILVWQDFMFAGSFYPSDEDFLNNVKEEVKDQVNRLQNHPSIALWCGNNEVDEAIVNWGYQKQFKYSKDDSLQVWKDYKKLFHELIPNTLKENLSPDKNIYWPSSPSIGWGHKESLTEGDSHYWGVWWGEQPFEIYNEKVGRFMSEYGFQGMPGLEAVKSMFSGTPDLDLQNPIIKAHEKHGRGWEIINEYIKRDYKTPTDFVKYNYISQLLQARGMRIAVEAHRRAKPYNMGTLYWQLNDCWPVVSWSSIDYLGNWKALHYQLKRSFEQQVILVDEKEGILNLYAINDGVQTFNGVNLEIKTSDFNGKVLKEYNAVSDKKNLENILKFNPVETIKLLPESNKNKVFLKLTLKDQSGKVIAENIHFFSKPKDLQLTKPNLKIRRIGKDEIKISTDVLAKDVYLIGDIHFSDNFFDLLPNTSKRIKLSKPLENIEVMSLWDTLQN; this is encoded by the coding sequence ATGAATAAATCTATCATTTTTGCTTTCCTTTTTATTCAGACCATGATGAATGCACAGATAACAGAACGAAGTTTATCTTCAGAGAAATGGCAGTTCAAAAATAGGCAGGAACAGAGCTGGATGCCTGCAAATATTCCCGGGACTGTTCATCTTGACCTTATAGAGAATAAGATCATTCAGGATCCTTTTAAAGACGAAAACGAAAAAAAAGTACAGTGGATAGAAAATGAAGACTGGGAATATAAAACCAGTTTTAAAGTCTCATCAAAAGAACTGTCCAATAACCATATTGATCTTGTTTTTAATGGCCTTGATACCTTCTCGGAGATTTATCTGAACGGAAAACTGCTGAAAAAGACAGACAATATGTTCAGGAAATGGGAAATTCCTGTGAAAGATGTTTTGAAAGAAGGAGACAACGAGCTTCGGGTTACATTCACATCTGCAGTGAAAGAAGGAAAAGAACGGGCTAAAAAAGTTCCGTTTACCCTACCGGAATCACCCAGAAGTTTGGTCAGAAAAGCTCAATATCAGTTTGGCTGGGATTGGGGTCCAAGATTGGTCACTGCCGGAATATGGAAAGAAGTGAAGCTGGAATTTTGGAACAAAGCAAAATTTATAAATATTCAGGTTCAGCAGCAGAGTTTGATGGAAAATTTGGCAGAGATTTCTGTTAATATGGAAATTTTTGCCGAGGAAGAAGGAGAATATACTGTGGGGTTTAATATAAATAAAGTAAACTCTGGATTTCAACTTAAAAAAGGACTGAACAAAGTTAGTGTTCCCTTTAAAATTAAAAATCCTAAACTATGGCAGCCTAACGGTTGGGGAGAAGCCAATCTCTATGATTTTAACATTGATCTTTCTAAAAATAAGACCTCTTTAGATCAGAAAAGGATGAGCATTGGGCTCAGAACTATTGAATTGATTCAGGAGAAAGATTCAGCAGGAAAATCCTTCTATTTTAAAGTGAATGGAAAACCGTTATATGCAAAAGGGACGAACTGGATCCCTGCCGACAGTTTTTCACCTAGAATCACCAAAGAAAAATACCGAAAGCTGATCAAAGATGCCAAAGACGCCAATATGAATATGATCCGGATCTGGGGTGGCGGAATCTATGAAGACGATGAATTCTATAAAGCCTGTGATGAAAACGGAATTTTGGTCTGGCAGGATTTCATGTTTGCAGGAAGCTTCTATCCTTCGGACGAAGATTTTTTAAACAATGTAAAAGAAGAAGTCAAAGATCAGGTCAACAGGCTTCAAAACCATCCGTCCATTGCTTTATGGTGCGGAAATAACGAAGTTGATGAAGCCATTGTCAACTGGGGGTATCAGAAACAGTTCAAATATTCAAAAGATGATTCACTACAGGTCTGGAAAGACTATAAAAAGCTCTTCCATGAACTTATCCCAAATACTTTAAAAGAAAACCTTAGTCCGGATAAAAATATATACTGGCCCAGCTCGCCGTCTATTGGATGGGGACATAAAGAAAGCCTTACAGAAGGAGATTCCCATTATTGGGGAGTCTGGTGGGGAGAGCAGCCTTTTGAGATTTATAATGAAAAAGTTGGCCGTTTCATGTCAGAATATGGTTTTCAGGGAATGCCTGGTTTAGAAGCTGTAAAATCTATGTTCTCCGGAACTCCTGATCTGGATCTGCAAAATCCGATCATCAAAGCTCATGAAAAACACGGTAGAGGCTGGGAGATTATCAATGAATATATCAAAAGAGATTATAAAACTCCAACAGACTTTGTGAAATACAATTACATTTCCCAACTGCTTCAGGCCCGCGGAATGAGAATTGCGGTTGAAGCTCACCGTCGTGCAAAGCCTTATAATATGGGGACATTGTATTGGCAGCTTAATGATTGCTGGCCGGTTGTTTCGTGGTCTTCCATTGACTATCTGGGAAACTGGAAAGCCCTGCATTACCAGTTGAAAAGAAGTTTTGAGCAACAGGTTATTTTGGTGGATGAAAAAGAGGGTATTTTAAACCTTTATGCAATTAACGATGGAGTACAGACTTTCAACGGAGTCAATCTGGAAATTAAAACAAGTGATTTTAATGGAAAAGTTTTGAAAGAGTATAACGCTGTTTCAGATAAAAAAAATCTTGAAAATATTCTAAAATTTAATCCTGTTGAAACAATAAAATTACTCCCTGAATCCAATAAAAATAAAGTCTTTTTAAAGCTTACATTAAAAGATCAGAGTGGAAAAGTCATTGCTGAAAACATTCATTTCTTTTCCAAACCTAAAGATTTACAGCTTACAAAACCTAATCTTAAGATCAGGCGAATTGGAAAAGACGAAATTAAAATTTCCACAGATGTTTTAGCTAAAGATGTTTATCTGATAGGAGATATCCATTTCAGTGATAATTTCTTTGACCTTCTTCCAAATACCTCAAAAAGAATAAAGCTATCAAAGCCTTTAGAAAATATTGAAGTAATGAGTCTTTGGGATACTTTACAAAATTAA
- a CDS encoding C1 family peptidase, translating into MKSKLMIVALSVLFLSSCNSNEEMTAENPEQTPQKQYSLGARLVDEETFNSYQKADLEALTLKFKGKSSEAAKVTLPSSYSIPSSTVGNQGGEGSCVAWATAYAAASSLERNFKGVTQSRSPEYVYNQIKVGTCSQGAYVTAGLNLIKNQGVCSWNEMPYTDTECSTQPNASQKSAASTHKFTSWGTVNKTDIAGVKNLLSMNLPIIIAVSVDDSFYNMGSTGWIWKAHSGQNYGGHAICVVGYDDSKQAFKVQNSWGSSWGSSGHFWIDYSFFAKTSNGAINECYVAYVQ; encoded by the coding sequence ATGAAAAGCAAATTAATGATTGTAGCACTCAGTGTGCTATTTCTTTCCTCTTGTAATTCTAATGAGGAAATGACCGCCGAAAATCCGGAGCAAACTCCTCAAAAGCAATATTCGCTGGGAGCAAGGCTTGTGGATGAAGAAACTTTTAATTCTTATCAGAAGGCAGATTTAGAAGCATTAACCCTGAAATTTAAGGGTAAAAGTTCTGAGGCTGCCAAAGTTACACTTCCAAGCAGCTACTCTATTCCAAGTTCAACAGTTGGCAATCAGGGAGGCGAAGGTTCGTGTGTTGCATGGGCAACAGCTTATGCGGCGGCAAGCTCACTTGAACGTAATTTTAAAGGGGTTACCCAAAGCAGAAGCCCGGAGTATGTATACAATCAGATCAAGGTAGGCACATGCAGCCAGGGAGCTTATGTTACAGCAGGACTTAATCTGATTAAAAATCAGGGCGTGTGCAGCTGGAATGAAATGCCTTACACCGATACCGAATGTTCTACCCAGCCAAATGCATCACAGAAAAGTGCAGCAAGCACGCATAAATTTACCAGTTGGGGAACGGTTAATAAAACAGACATTGCCGGCGTAAAAAATCTTTTAAGCATGAACCTTCCAATTATCATTGCTGTAAGTGTTGATGACAGTTTTTATAATATGGGAAGTACGGGATGGATCTGGAAAGCACATTCCGGACAGAACTACGGAGGTCATGCCATCTGTGTTGTAGGGTATGATGACAGTAAGCAGGCTTTTAAAGTTCAGAATTCATGGGGAAGCTCATGGGGAAGCAGCGGACATTTCTGGATAGATTATTCATTCTTTGCAAAAACTTCTAACGGAGCCATTAATGAATGTTATGTAGCCTATGTTCAATAA
- a CDS encoding AEC family transporter, giving the protein MVNFVLIAVCIIAGMVFKATKSIHPDAHKGINTWILYLALPAVSFKYLPKVKWTTEMLFPIAATFLISVFCFFFMMFYSKSKGYSRRSRSTLELTSGYSNTSFIGFPLISAFYGESLLSIAIICDQTMFFALSTLGIIAAVKGGSRSGKVSAVFILKRLVTFPPLVGCIAALVLSQFIDFTAAEPFFDKLAATVSPLALFSVGLQLKFNGWKKLIPQMSTSMLYKLILAPAIVLGLALLLNIKGDIAKITVFEAAMPTVVTSSIIAEQFRLNTKLTNLIIGFSIIVGFLTTAVWYKIIEFFF; this is encoded by the coding sequence ATGGTAAATTTTGTTCTGATTGCAGTGTGCATTATTGCAGGAATGGTCTTCAAAGCAACAAAATCTATCCATCCCGATGCTCACAAAGGCATCAATACCTGGATTCTCTATCTTGCGCTGCCTGCAGTCTCTTTTAAATACCTTCCAAAAGTAAAATGGACAACAGAAATGCTGTTTCCTATTGCAGCTACATTTCTGATCTCTGTTTTCTGTTTCTTCTTTATGATGTTTTACAGTAAAAGTAAAGGCTACTCAAGGCGTTCCAGAAGTACATTGGAACTCACGAGCGGGTATAGCAACACTTCCTTTATTGGTTTTCCCCTCATCAGTGCTTTTTATGGTGAAAGCCTTTTAAGTATTGCCATTATCTGTGATCAGACTATGTTTTTTGCCCTTTCTACATTAGGAATTATTGCAGCGGTGAAAGGCGGAAGCAGATCAGGAAAAGTAAGTGCTGTATTTATACTGAAAAGACTCGTTACTTTTCCTCCATTGGTAGGCTGTATCGCAGCATTGGTATTATCGCAGTTTATTGACTTTACTGCGGCAGAACCTTTCTTTGATAAACTCGCAGCCACCGTAAGTCCATTGGCATTATTCTCAGTGGGACTTCAGTTGAAATTCAATGGCTGGAAAAAGCTGATCCCGCAAATGTCAACTTCCATGCTCTATAAATTGATTTTAGCACCGGCTATTGTTCTGGGATTAGCCCTGCTTCTGAATATAAAGGGAGATATAGCGAAGATCACTGTATTTGAAGCGGCAATGCCTACAGTGGTCACCTCCAGTATTATTGCAGAACAATTCAGGTTAAATACAAAACTTACCAATCTGATTATTGGTTTCAGTATTATCGTTGGATTTTTAACGACAGCTGTCTGGTATAAAATAATTGAGTTCTTTTTTTAA